Within the Catalinimonas niigatensis genome, the region AGACATTCGGCTAAGCAATACAGCAGTTCCATGCTTGCCCAGGTAGGGTTGGTAGCTGGAATGGTAATTTCACCGGAATTTGCACAGTTCGCAGATATTGCACAGCAAGGCATTGGGCTTTTGTTCTTACAGTTTAGTAGAAATCATGAAAAGGAATCTGACAAACTTGGTGTAGAGTATTCAACCAAAATCGGTTATGATGCGGAGGAAATGGCTGGTTTTTTTCAAACGCTGCACAGGATTGGTCAGGTCTCTGGAGGAGGGGCAACCCCTACGTTTCTCTCAACCCATCCTGACCCTCAGGATCGTGAACAGAGAGTACAGAAATTGGCCACAGATTGGAAAAAGAAGCTGAACCAAGATAACTTAAAGACTGAACGCGACAGTTATCTCCAGATGATTGACGGGATGGTCTACGGAGAAGATCCCAAACAAGGTTTTGTGGAAAACAACGCTTTTTATCATCCGGTACTGAAATTTAAGTTTCCTATACCCAAGCAATGGACAGTACAGAATACACCTCAGCAGGTACAGATGGCCGAAAGAGATGGTAATGCATTGATGGTCATGAGTCTGGCCAAGGGAAACTCATTAGAGGAAACTGGTCGTGCCATTCTTGAGCAGAATCAACTGGAACTGGTGGAATCTAAAGAGCTTAATGTGAATGGTTTATCTGCTCTGGTGGTGATCGCTGATCAAAAACAGGAACAAGGTACAATCAGGACATTAACATATCTCATTCAATATGATGGGAATATCTACAACATGATGGGAATCAGTAGATTAGAAGATTTCAACAATTACAGTGATGCATTTGTCAGTAGTATGGGTAATTTCAGTGAACTGAAAGACCCAAACAAATTAAATGTAAAACCTGACAGGATTATTATCAAAAAAATTCCATCCTCAGGTACGCTTGCCCAGGCTTTTAGTGCATTGAATGTGCCTAAAAACCGTGCGGAAGAGTTGGCAATCTTAAATGGGATGAACCTAAATGATAAGGTTGAAAAAGATATGTTGATCAAAACGATCGGAAAATAAAAAAAGGCAGGGAGTCTTCACTCCCTTTTCTACTACTGTTCCACAACCTGTACCGAATGATCCGTACAGTTAATACCGCTGGGCTTGATGTGGCCTCTTAATGGGCTACAATCCTCATAATCCTGTCCGTCGGCTACTTTTATATAATGATAGTCTGCCCAAAGATTGTTGGTAGGGTCTAGGCCTATCCATCCATATTTAGGAATGGAAACTTCTACCCAGGCATGCATTTGCGCAGAACCTACAAACTTTTTCCCCTGATTGAGATAGCCGGAAACATAACGTGCCGGAATATGCTGGCTGCGTAAGATCCCCAGCATCAGGTGGCTGTAATCCTGACATACTCCGCAGGGTTTGCTCCACACCTCTCCGGCAGTGGTACGTACAGTTGTTGAATTAGGCGTGTATTTGATATATTGATAAATCGCCTGGTTGAGTTGCTTCACGTAATCCAGGAGATACATGTGTTGTTGATAAAGCATATTTTCGGGAATCCACTGCTGCGCATATTCTGTCAGGCGAGTCTGTTTTATATACAGGTAATGATCCACCAGGAATGCTTCAGAATTCAATATTTGCTGCTCATCTACAAGACTGAATTGTTCATTTCTAATCGGAATATATCCTTCGCTGTCTTTTTGAACTTTACAGTCATATTTAAAAGCAAATTCATTAAAAGGTCCGGCTATTCTGAAACAAATGCTCTCGTAGCCAAATACGTTTTTACTACGGAAGGGATCACCATCATTAGAATTGCTGCTTTTTTCCCAGGTTACCTGCTGGTTTTCATTATCACATGGCCTAACCAGGAATTCAAAGAAAGCCTCGTGTACATCATGGTCGTACTCATTCTGGGCTTCATATCCAATGTGAAAATTCAT harbors:
- a CDS encoding M48 family metalloprotease; this encodes MRTHTLFTPVFIVLVFIFSSCSTNPVTGKKEFMLLSKSQEIEMGKQSDPEIVNFFGLYDDKNLQNFIQDRGKKMVAVSHREDLKYEFKIVDSPVINAFAVPGGYVYFTRGIMAHFNNEAEFAGVLGHEIGHITARHSAKQYSSSMLAQVGLVAGMVISPEFAQFADIAQQGIGLLFLQFSRNHEKESDKLGVEYSTKIGYDAEEMAGFFQTLHRIGQVSGGGATPTFLSTHPDPQDREQRVQKLATDWKKKLNQDNLKTERDSYLQMIDGMVYGEDPKQGFVENNAFYHPVLKFKFPIPKQWTVQNTPQQVQMAERDGNALMVMSLAKGNSLEETGRAILEQNQLELVESKELNVNGLSALVVIADQKQEQGTIRTLTYLIQYDGNIYNMMGISRLEDFNNYSDAFVSSMGNFSELKDPNKLNVKPDRIIIKKIPSSGTLAQAFSALNVPKNRAEELAILNGMNLNDKVEKDMLIKTIGK
- a CDS encoding transglutaminase-like domain-containing protein, encoding MMNFHIGYEAQNEYDHDVHEAFFEFLVRPCDNENQQVTWEKSSNSNDGDPFRSKNVFGYESICFRIAGPFNEFAFKYDCKVQKDSEGYIPIRNEQFSLVDEQQILNSEAFLVDHYLYIKQTRLTEYAQQWIPENMLYQQHMYLLDYVKQLNQAIYQYIKYTPNSTTVRTTAGEVWSKPCGVCQDYSHLMLGILRSQHIPARYVSGYLNQGKKFVGSAQMHAWVEVSIPKYGWIGLDPTNNLWADYHYIKVADGQDYEDCSPLRGHIKPSGINCTDHSVQVVEQ